The Microvirga thermotolerans sequence TCGCGGCGGCGGATGCCGCGCAACGGGCCGCATGAGGAGGGCGCCATGGCACGGATCACGCTCGATCACCTGGCCCATTCCTACCGGTCCGATCCGCGCGGTCCGCAGGACTATGCGCTGAAGGAGATCCATCACGTCTGGGAGCAGGGTGGCGCCTATGCGCTGCTCGGCCCCTCCGGATGCGGCAAGACCACCCTGCTCAACATCATCTCGGGCCTCGTTCATCCCACGCGCGGGCGCATCCTCTTCGACGAGCGGGACGTGACCGACCTGCCGACGGAGGCGCGCAACATCGCGCAGGTGTTCCAGTTCCCGGTCGTCTACGACACCATGACCGTGCGCGAGAATCTGGCCTTCCCCTTAAGGAACAGAGGCGTGTCCCGCGAGCGGGCGAGGGCGCGCGCCGAGGAAATCGCCCGCCTGCTCGACCTGACCCGCGTGCTCGGCCGCAAGGCCAGCAACCTCACTGCCGACCTCAAGCAGAAGATCTCGCTGGGGCGCGGCCTCGTGCGCTCCGACGTAGCGGCGATCCTCTTCGACGAGCCGCTGACGGTGATCGATCCTCATCTCAAGTGGCAGCTCCGCTCGACCCTCAAGGAGATCCACCGCGCGCTCGACATCACGATGATCTACGTGACCCACGACCAGACGGAGGCCCT is a genomic window containing:
- a CDS encoding ABC transporter ATP-binding protein — translated: MARITLDHLAHSYRSDPRGPQDYALKEIHHVWEQGGAYALLGPSGCGKTTLLNIISGLVHPTRGRILFDERDVTDLPTEARNIAQVFQFPVVYDTMTVRENLAFPLRNRGVSRERARARAEEIARLLDLTRVLGRKASNLTADLKQKISLGRGLVRSDVAAILFDEPLTVIDPHLKWQLRSTLKEIHRALDITMIYVTHDQTEALTFADKVVVMHDGAVVQTGTPEELFERPAHTFVGHFIGSPGMNILPCRVEGATAHVDGATVALRRAYPRLPETERIELGIRPEFVRLCRRGEGLPVRLRRIDDIGRTRIARVEMSGRPLAASVPDDISVEGDEAALAFDPRHIHIYAGGHLVAGEPVEGGSP